A window of Verrucomicrobiia bacterium genomic DNA:
GGGCTGCATGCCTTGCTGGAGCGGGTGCGCGTGTTGATCGCTCCGGAGGACTTCCGGATTTTGAAGGCCGTGTGTGGGGCGGTGCTTCGGGTCTGCCAGATGTTGAGCCAGAAGGACACGACCCTGGGGCGGCTGCGCCGCATGCTCTTTGGCGCCCGCACCGAGAAGACCCGCACCGTGCTTTCCGGCGGGGGGGCTCCGGCTCCGAAGGCGCCGCCGACGGCCAAGGCTTCCCGCAAGGGTCACGGCCGCCGCTCGGCCGCGGCGCACACGGCGGCCCCGCCCATCCGCGTCCCGCATCCCAGTCTTCAGCCAGGCGGCCTGTGTCCGGACTGCGGCCTGGGCCGGCTGTATGCGTTGGTTCCCAAAGTGATCCTGCGCTTCCAGGCCCAACCTCCGATCACGTCGAGCTGCTTCCATCTGGACCGCCTGCGCTGCGCCCGCTGCGGCGCCACCCACAGCGCACCGCCCCCGCCGCAGGCCGGCACGCAGAAGTACGCCCCGGAGGTCGGCCCCATGCTGGCCCTGATGCGGTACGGGGCCGGGATGCCCAACTACCGGATGGAGCGGCTCCAGGACGCCCTGGGGGTTCCGTTGCCCGCGTCCACCCAGTGGGAACTGATGGCCCAGGCCGCGGAACCCGCCCGGCCCGTGCTGGAGGCCCTGATCGTGGAGGCCGCCGGACGGGAACTCTTTCACAATGACGACACGACCATGCGGGTGCAGGAAATCCGCCGGGCGATCCGGGCCGATCCCCAGGCCACCCGCACCGGCATCTTCACCACCTGCGTGATGGCCCTCTCCCCCAGCGAGCAGCAGCCCGCCCTGGCACTGTTCTTCACCGCCAACCGTCATGCCGGTGAAAACCTCGACCGGATCCTGGATCTTCGACCCGAGGATCTGCCGCTGCCGCTGCAGATGAGCGATGCGCTCTCGCGCAATCCGCC
This region includes:
- a CDS encoding IS66 family transposase, with the protein product MNAEDMVEGVTLDAAGLHALLERVRVLIAPEDFRILKAVCGAVLRVCQMLSQKDTTLGRLRRMLFGARTEKTRTVLSGGGAPAPKAPPTAKASRKGHGRRSAAAHTAAPPIRVPHPSLQPGGLCPDCGLGRLYALVPKVILRFQAQPPITSSCFHLDRLRCARCGATHSAPPPPQAGTQKYAPEVGPMLALMRYGAGMPNYRMERLQDALGVPLPASTQWELMAQAAEPARPVLEALIVEAAGRELFHNDDTTMRVQEIRRAIRADPQATRTGIFTTCVMALSPSEQQPALALFFTANRHAGENLDRILDLRPEDLPLPLQMSDALSRNPPKTRPTRQANCLAHGRREVVDALPHFPEEGRHILLQLQVAYRIDAQARELRLGPQERLELHRQHTAPVFEALHRWMAETLDQKRIEPNSAMGRAITYLQNHWEKLTLFLREPGAPVDNNICERALKQVVLHRKNSMGYKTRRGAEVGDLFMSLIHTCRLNRINPFAYLTALVRNAPAVQANPAGWFPWNYPQSPTGPDTG